ttttttcttgcatgtcatgtgcagggctccgtagCTGATAGCTCATTTAATCACAGTCACACTATGTGTGTTGTTTTAATAAGGGAAATTTAAGGCATTGTGTcaggaaaaaataaattgtgtaataacaATTCCAATCTTTTGTTATTCCTGACCCTGTTTTGATGTAGGCCTAAAGTATAGGCTAAATGGAATCGAACACACCTAATAAATCTGTCTTTAAAGAAAGCGACAAAATCTTCCttgtacaattattttaatctaccCACATCATACACGTCTTCACAATACAatctataatattaataaattaggcTAATGGACATGAAACTATTTCTGTCCAGAAGCAAGATAAATtgcagaaaaatacaaataaataaataataataataataaattatggcaTCTTCAAAGGGATACTTtcaaaaaatgtactcaccatCATACTGTCCCAGATGTATGATTATACTTTATCAGatgaacacaaatattttttgaaaaataatcgaTTGCTGTGAGTCCATATAATGCAAATAGAAAATAGGGATATGGTGGTGAGGAAATATTTCGCCCGGTaggcgagcgtgatttcaccaagtaaaacatgttcctggatcaacatccgtgttgatcctataacaacattccaatcaaccaatcaggaaatatctgttttaggcttaaaattaGGGTTatgtgcttctacacccttgttagtCAGCTataatttcccactgattttaggaataaattatgggtagggttagattTATGGGTAGGGATTaggttaaatctatattttttggacaataatgttgatccaggatcatcagaagattaTGATCCAAGAaaatgtcttacttggcaaagcatatataatttattagtcTTATATGTTTCTGTGCACAaaagctgtttctataaagtggggcataTCCAACTTTGAAAGGACAGTCTAGCACTTCTGACTGACAGCCCGTAagtaagttttttatatttaaataattttccactgatgattaaaacgcaagttttgagcagtgtagagtagtgcttgttgtttgtcgtttctccagtcacaaatgcagacattgttTTAGGTTTACACGACGCAATACAAAACGTGTAAAAACAAAGTATAAGTCATtacaatcagtaattatgtccccactggatgcaacacatgcctcgtttgtaatgggttttattggttttgtcttgtttaGTAATATCCAGATCGTAAACAAATCGTTTTATTCAACCGGATCTTCTTAGTGCACATGAATGTACAAATTACTCAAGTTATTAGATTTATATACATGCCTGACACTCCTTCTGATCCGAAATAAACCAATTAACCAATAATAGTACATTGATTCAACTGCGTaaagagaaccgatgatgggATGTTCACGAGCAGAGCATCTGGACTGAGTCTCGTCCTGCTGGGAGACAGCATCACAATGTTAAGGGacttaacatttctgtcacacgtttgaggcattcggccaaacacaatgcactggatagctggccgaTCAGAGCAAACTTAGcttttttcagaatgatgagatttcagaaaggcgggacatagagaagaaacaatattgtaaattttgtggaaaataatgtgttttttttaaccttaaactacataaacccatttcattacgccaaatataaaaaataatattctttttagcaacgtcatatgacccctttaagaagtggtcttttgttttgtttttacactttGCTTGAAAACCAAAGATTTTATCCATTTCCTAGTGATTTTTGTTGCTCGCACTGAAGCACCTCTCAAGTTCTTCACACGATCAGTGAAATCTGAGTCCTGCTGTGGCTCTGCAGCGCGTGCTGTATTGAGCAGATCAAATGCTGCCAGTTTAGAATAGTAGCATCTAGGGCTGCacaatgtgtcgtttaagcatcgatatcgcgatgtacaaatccacgatagtcacatcgcaggatgtgcgatgtaggctgtcgtagctgatccgttattcattaactgtacgggccagctgctccatGGCCCTTGACTAATGTGAtttgcggattaattgcacagcttaaccatcatagagtgaaagtttatcatttgcatgtgtttttaagtcctgtcagtttaacagggcagagagagataGAGCGCGCAAGAGAGAGCGCGAAAGAGAGCgtgcgcgtgcgagagagagagagagcgagagtgcgagagagcgcgagagagagagcgagcccctGCTGCacactcaccgtcttcaaacaacacaagtgctgtcttgctctctctccctcgcgcatattaatcaattgacacgatgtcaatgtttaaatcatttaaaatgagaatgtaagtgtgctcaccccatttttgtttgtaagaaaaaaatagtttagatttcatatcaaaatatatttcgcagaaaaataaaatattgcaatgtaatttttcccaatatcgtgcagccctagtagcATCCATTGTCTAACTGAACTAAAtggtttttatttctataaaaatgcaaaTGACAGTGTGGGCGGTACCACAAGAAATGTAGCCTACATGTTAATGGCCAAACACCAGGTAACATCGACTAACACAGCAAGTCTAATGGAAAGTTTTGATTACTGATTCATCAACTGAGTTTGTTTGAACTAAGCATCATGTTAGTTTTTTGCATGATCTTTAGGAGGCCAACATTGAAGGACCTATCTACTTGCACTATacattatttttcaatttaaattaatttaaagcatCTGTCACCTCTTTTTCGCTGTGAGCCATAGGTAGTATCATCTGCAGACTGTGCTTTGCTGCACAGGTGGACacgtattaaaataaaatgttcaagctTTTACATCTACAAAGAGACAATCTCTAAGGTCTGTTGATGTGAACCATAATTgaaaaaccctctggagtctcaCAAATGGCTCACATCCTCTTCCCTTTCCTGCTGGTTTTGTGTTTTTCCAGAGTTTGACCTGTCTGTGTTGGAGAAGCTCCCAGACCGGCTGCCCTCTGCCCTCCTCTTTAATGAGTTCTCCACCTTTAAGTGAATCCCAGAGGAGCTGCACACCAGCGGAGGGATGGTGTTGACCAGTATCAGCTGCAGAGGCCTCCTCACCTCACGGTAGTGGCAACGCATGTACCGGGCGAAAGCGGCACGGTAAGTCTTATTGAAGAGCGTGTAGATGAAAGGGTTGACCGCCGATGACAGATAACCCACCCAAACAAACACATTCATCAGTCCCCCCAGCAAATCTTCATCACACGCTGAACCGCACACCACCGCCATTACGTTTGTCACAAAAAATGGACACCACATGATCACAAAGAGAAGGAAGACCACGCCAAGCACTTTAGATGCCTTCTGTTCGTTGCTGATGGACTGCATGGAGTGACGGCTAGATCCTCTGGAAGCACCATTGCGGCAGAGAGATGAACGTGAGAAGAGAGGCTCAGAAGAGAATGAGCCTCCTGGGACAAATCCAATATTGGATGACAAATTTGGGCGCACTATGAGTCGGTCCAGACACAAAGTCGCTTCACTTTGCAGAGCACTGATGGTGAGAATGTAGGTGATGATCATGATGATGAGCGGGATGAAGAACGCCACAAAGGAGCCAATCAGAATGAAATTGTTGTCCATCAGTTGGCAGCTTTCTTTCTGGAAGACTTTGGTGTGATCGTGCAGGCCGAGGACTGGGACAGGCATGGAGATAACTTGAGACAGATGGAGAAAAAATGAGAGTGAGAAGACAGCTTGGAGCTATGGTTTGGCATACCAGTGCTATCTCAGTTGTTAAGCATTACAGAATTTAGCTGGAAAGCAATTTCTGCCTGCCTTTCCTGCGAGCTAGAACTTACCCATAGAGATTGTCCAGGCTGCTATAATTTTGACACGAGCTCTTGTTAGAGAGTTCGAGCGGCTGTGGTGGATGGGGTTACGGATGGCAATATATCGGTCCAAAGAGATGGCGCATAGGTGCATGATGGAGGCAGTGGAGAAAAGAACATCCAGGTAGATCCAGATCGGACATAGGGCCCAATGAAGGGGCCAGGTGTAACCTAACACATCAGAGACACAAAAAGTGTCACATTCTGGACAAGCATGTATTTGTGTGTCTTCAGTTAAAGAAATAgactgtattaaatatttatataaatatatgtatacatttaaaatgcagttcaataatattaaatatttccagGGTCGTAGCATGAAGAATTCATGGAGCTAAGTGAAAAAATTTTCACACTGTCAAAACCAaaagtaaaaaactgtaatagttaTAAAATAACATTACAGGTGTGGAAATAACATATTTCAGAGAGCAAAATATGATACCAGCTGTGGATTAGTTGTGGTCACTCAAGTGAGCTCTGCTTTGCATGTTTGATCTAAAAACAATGTGTTATGCTTTAGGCAGACTTTGTTTTGTCTAAGTTTTCATTGACAGTTCAGATCTCTAAATGACAAACTTCACCAACAAAAGAAGATGAAGAAAGAAGGAGAATAAATAATTCAGCTCTATTATCCTAAATCTGTCCGTACTTCATTTATTGAAAGCCAGCTGTCATAACACCAAAGCCACATACATCTGATAGAaccaggaagtggcatgttttatTCTCCTTGGTCAAACTATTCAGGACATCAAATAGGCAGCATAACCGTTTTTGCTGCACAAACACACCAAAGTGCAGCATGGTTACTGCATAATTAATTCCTCATCAAAGCGCTGGAAGGAGTAGGAAGAGGGATTTCTCTCCCCATGCGTGAATACAAGCAGGCTAATTTAGGACATACCAGACGGCCCAAAACACACTCATTACACGCTGAGATAAATCACCTTCCAGCAAAATATATGGAGGCCTAATTATTGCTCTTAAGAGAAATGCATCATTTTCCAGAGATACAAATGTTACAACACAAGAAAGTTTGCAGTTTACACCTTTGAAAGAAAATCACTGGAGGCATCTGATGAGTGCTGATTCAgtaaatagctgaaataaaacatcCTGTGCACAACCCCAGATATAATTTTTAAGGGAATGCTCTGGCTTCTAAACAATTTAAAGTCTATTAACAGCATCTGTGGCATATTGTTGACAACCAAAGACAATAACATAAGAATTATCTGTAGTTGTAAACAGCATGTCACAGACTCTGATTATGGCAGAACATAATCATGACTCGTCttgtaaaaacaaagaaaatttgGATTTCAGATACTTAAATGGAAGTCAAAAGTTTAAGGCAgattatcaatcaatcaatcaatgtgtACTATTTGAACTAAAGTTGTTGAAatcagttttttatgtatttttttttctttttgataccAAGGACCccaaatacattttgtataaaatataaaaatgtaaaggcagttgtatatatttcaatatttacacCATGAGAGAAAAACTGGGTGATATTACAAAGACAAAGTTttgtttccaatttttttttttaatttgacagtGCATCTTTTTCCTACTCACTATTATGATTTATTCATATAGTTATATGGCTATTATTTCTTTAGAATAGTCATGATTTATCTC
This is a stretch of genomic DNA from Carassius carassius chromosome 10, fCarCar2.1, whole genome shotgun sequence. It encodes these proteins:
- the LOC132151364 gene encoding 5-hydroxytryptamine receptor 2A-like is translated as MEQKVSLGNAVLNNSMDCNGSEDRNRSDHLSSEYVQKNWVALLISLVIIITVTGNILVIMAVSLEKKLQNATNYFLRSLAITDMLLGILVMPVAMVTILYGYTWPLHWALCPIWIYLDVLFSTASIMHLCAISLDRYIAIRNPIHHSRSNSLTRARVKIIAAWTISMVISMPVPVLGLHDHTKVFQKESCQLMDNNFILIGSFVAFFIPLIIMIITYILTISALQSEATLCLDRLIVRPNLSSNIGFVPGGSFSSEPLFSRSSLCRNGASRGSSRHSMQSISNEQKASKVLGVVFLLFVIMWCPFFVTNVMAVVCGSACDEDLLGGLMNVFVWVGYLSSAVNPFIYTLFNKTYRAAFARYMRCHYREVRRPLQLILVNTIPPLVCSSSGIHLKVENSLKRRAEGSRSGSFSNTDRSNSGKTQNQQEREEDVSHL